A stretch of Flavobacterium sp. N1994 DNA encodes these proteins:
- a CDS encoding efflux RND transporter periplasmic adaptor subunit, with the protein MKLKHLIITVLVIALGSMIAYRITKNKTENEKGNDKSGKKPPTVVSAIVVKTQDFSNTISLSGSIDANEQIEIHSEVSGIVESISFSEGSQVSKGQVLLKVNDIELRAQLVQAKTKESLASENERRAKLLLQKEAISQEEYDIASADYRTAKAQTQLIQAQIGKTSIRAPFSGKIGLRNISPGTYVTPATLIANLVNTNPLKITFSIPEKYASEIEKGSQITFTVPNITDKFTAKIYALEPGIELATRTLKIRALTENSNGKLLPGTFANIELPLKNIKDAIIIPTEAIVPIQDGKKVFIANHGQAKEIKVETLARTDKDVVITSGLKAGDTLLTSGMMSLKDEADIKVKIK; encoded by the coding sequence ATGAAATTAAAACACCTAATTATCACTGTTCTTGTCATCGCTTTAGGAAGCATGATAGCCTACAGAATCACTAAAAACAAAACCGAAAACGAAAAAGGAAACGATAAAAGTGGAAAAAAACCACCAACAGTTGTTAGTGCCATTGTGGTTAAAACTCAGGATTTTTCGAATACCATTTCACTCTCAGGTTCGATAGATGCTAACGAACAAATTGAAATTCACAGCGAAGTTTCTGGAATTGTAGAAAGTATTTCTTTTTCTGAAGGGAGTCAAGTAAGTAAAGGGCAAGTCTTACTTAAAGTGAATGATATAGAACTCCGAGCGCAATTGGTACAAGCCAAAACCAAAGAAAGCTTAGCATCGGAAAACGAAAGACGCGCCAAACTCTTATTACAAAAAGAAGCTATCAGTCAAGAAGAATACGATATTGCCAGTGCCGATTATAGAACTGCTAAAGCACAAACCCAATTGATTCAAGCTCAAATAGGAAAAACTTCAATACGAGCGCCTTTCTCTGGAAAAATTGGATTACGCAATATTTCACCAGGGACATATGTAACGCCAGCCACTTTGATTGCTAATTTGGTTAACACCAATCCACTAAAAATTACCTTTTCTATTCCTGAAAAATATGCTTCTGAAATTGAAAAAGGTTCTCAAATCACATTTACTGTACCAAATATAACAGACAAATTCACTGCCAAAATCTACGCTTTAGAACCGGGTATCGAATTGGCTACAAGGACTTTAAAAATAAGAGCCTTAACCGAAAATTCAAATGGAAAATTATTACCTGGGACTTTTGCCAATATTGAACTTCCATTAAAAAATATTAAAGACGCCATCATCATTCCAACTGAAGCTATTGTTCCGATACAAGATGGTAAAAAAGTGTTTATTGCAAATCACGGTCAAGCCAAAGAAATAAAAGTGGAAACTTTAGCAAGAACCGACAAAGATGTAGTCATCACTTCCGGATTGAAAGCGGGTGATACTTTGCTAACTTCTGGCATGATGTCATTGAAAGATGAAGCCGATATCAAAGTAAAAATCAAGTAA
- a CDS encoding helix-turn-helix transcriptional regulator → MAILRLKEIMNHKGISRDDLANKVEVSPTTISNISSEKNLPTIQLLLKIAEALDVDVRELFVPTKGTAITQQEVDESKELIRKGLKILDGEK, encoded by the coding sequence ATGGCTATTCTCAGATTGAAAGAGATTATGAATCACAAAGGAATATCACGTGATGATTTAGCGAATAAGGTCGAAGTGTCACCCACTACCATATCCAATATATCTAGTGAAAAAAATCTACCGACAATACAACTGCTATTAAAGATTGCCGAAGCATTAGATGTAGATGTAAGAGAATTATTTGTTCCAACTAAAGGAACTGCTATAACCCAACAAGAAGTTGATGAATCAAAAGAATTAATTCGAAAAGGTTTAAAAATTTTAGATGGCGAAAAATAG
- a CDS encoding M1 family metallopeptidase, whose amino-acid sequence MKYCIPMRHVFFLLFTVFTFAQQTQKVDFKTVTGNITIDPIAKKVFGSVRYTLEVKQDIDTIKIDAQNMTFNAVQMNGKASLFSSSGKKFLLFDGYKKGKYMLTFTYEAFPKQTMYFNKYGDNLQVWTQGQGKYTSHWFPSFDDVNEKVIFNMNITFDEKYNVLANGVLKDVFPNKNQRIWKYEMQKPMSSYLLAVAIGDYSNKVLASKSGIPLQLFIQPKDTVKFEATYRYSKEIFDFLEKEIGVKYPWRIYKQIPVEDFLYAGMENTSATLFAQDFVIDEIGFNDRNYVNVNAHELAHQWFGDLVTAKSGKHHWLQEGFATYYALLAERKLFGDDYFYHQLYRNSLQLRNASKTDTIPMLNEKTSSLSFYQKGAWALHTIREAIGVKAFQKAVKNYLKKYQYQNVESDDFLAEVKKVAPTFDVATFKKTWLEDYHFQTDQVNDLLKKNAFMQTLFEVQQMRKKAFAENKQKFKQLLQSTVFYPVKTEILYQIKDIDFQDKKELLSLALQTNDIKVRQAVAEFTETIPLEFKIQYESLLEDQSYDTKEIAFMNLWKNFPDDRTNYLAKAKNWVGGNDKSLRILFLTFSIENDSPQKDNYYNELVDYTSPKYESSVRQNAIINALTIDEKDTIVLKNLVNATTHFKWQFSKFARDKIRSLLLDSSNRTLFENLLSSLSESEKVQLLKLLSEKK is encoded by the coding sequence ATGAAATATTGTATCCCGATGCGCCACGTATTTTTTCTTCTTTTTACCGTTTTTACTTTTGCACAACAAACCCAAAAAGTGGATTTCAAAACCGTCACAGGAAATATTACTATTGATCCAATTGCGAAAAAGGTTTTTGGTTCCGTTCGATATACTTTGGAAGTTAAGCAAGATATTGATACCATCAAAATCGATGCGCAAAATATGACTTTCAATGCAGTTCAAATGAATGGTAAAGCCAGTTTGTTTTCTAGTTCAGGGAAGAAATTTCTATTATTTGATGGCTATAAAAAAGGAAAGTATATGTTGACATTTACTTATGAAGCTTTCCCAAAACAAACCATGTATTTTAATAAATATGGAGATAATTTACAAGTATGGACACAAGGGCAAGGCAAATATACCAGTCATTGGTTTCCAAGTTTTGATGATGTGAATGAAAAGGTAATTTTTAATATGAACATTACTTTTGATGAAAAGTATAACGTATTAGCAAATGGCGTATTAAAAGATGTTTTTCCGAATAAAAATCAAAGAATTTGGAAATATGAAATGCAAAAACCAATGAGTTCTTACCTACTTGCAGTAGCCATTGGGGATTATAGTAATAAAGTCTTGGCTTCTAAATCTGGAATACCGTTACAACTATTTATTCAACCTAAAGACACCGTCAAATTTGAAGCAACGTATAGGTATTCCAAAGAAATTTTCGACTTTTTAGAAAAGGAAATAGGAGTGAAGTATCCTTGGAGGATTTACAAGCAAATTCCAGTAGAAGATTTTTTGTATGCTGGTATGGAAAATACATCGGCAACGCTTTTTGCTCAAGATTTTGTGATTGACGAGATTGGTTTTAATGATAGAAATTATGTCAATGTCAACGCACATGAGTTAGCTCACCAGTGGTTTGGCGATTTGGTTACCGCAAAATCAGGGAAACATCATTGGTTACAGGAAGGTTTTGCTACTTATTATGCCTTGTTGGCAGAACGGAAACTTTTTGGAGATGATTATTTTTACCATCAGCTGTATCGTAATTCATTGCAACTAAGAAATGCTTCAAAGACTGATACTATTCCGATGCTGAATGAAAAAACTAGTTCGTTGTCTTTTTATCAAAAAGGGGCTTGGGCATTGCATACTATTAGAGAAGCTATTGGTGTTAAAGCCTTTCAAAAAGCAGTAAAAAACTATCTGAAAAAATACCAATATCAAAATGTTGAAAGTGATGATTTTTTAGCAGAAGTTAAAAAAGTAGCTCCAACATTTGATGTGGCAACTTTCAAAAAAACTTGGTTAGAAGATTATCATTTTCAGACAGATCAAGTGAATGACTTGTTGAAGAAAAATGCTTTCATGCAAACGCTTTTTGAAGTACAACAAATGAGAAAAAAAGCATTTGCCGAAAACAAGCAGAAGTTTAAACAATTGTTGCAATCCACGGTTTTTTATCCAGTTAAAACAGAGATTTTATATCAAATTAAAGACATCGATTTTCAAGATAAAAAAGAATTGTTGTCTTTGGCTTTGCAAACCAATGATATCAAAGTTCGTCAAGCTGTGGCTGAATTTACTGAAACAATTCCGTTAGAATTTAAAATTCAATATGAGTCGTTACTTGAGGATCAATCTTATGATACCAAAGAGATTGCCTTCATGAACTTATGGAAAAATTTCCCTGATGATAGAACTAATTATTTGGCGAAAGCTAAAAATTGGGTTGGCGGAAATGACAAAAGTTTGCGCATTTTATTTTTGACTTTTTCAATAGAAAATGATAGCCCTCAAAAGGACAATTACTATAATGAATTAGTCGACTATACTTCTCCAAAATACGAAAGCTCCGTGCGTCAAAATGCTATTATTAATGCTTTGACAATTGACGAAAAAGATACTATAGTTCTGAAAAATTTGGTAAATGCTACCACTCATTTCAAATGGCAGTTTAGCAAATTTGCTCGAGATAAAATTAGAAGCTTGTTGTTAGATTCTAGTAACAGAACTTTGTTTGAAAACTTATTGTCATCACTTTCAGAAAGTGAAAAAGTGCAATTGTTAAAGCTGTTAAGTGAAAAGAAATAA
- the recG gene encoding ATP-dependent DNA helicase RecG: MSNSLLQTPIEYLKGVGPQRGELLRKELGIHRYEDLINFYPNRYIDRTRYYKINELQKNESEVQIIGKIINIKTVEFGKAKKRLVATFVDETGQIELVWFQGHKWIRDSLKINVAYVIFGKVAYFGTTYSMAHPEMELLTEHEQSLRCSMQPVYPSTETLTNRGISNRVINKMMQQLFLETQAKFTETLPTYLLEELKLIPKNAALFNIHFPKSQELLSKAQFRLKFEELFFIQLQLITKNLVRKHKIKGHPFTIVGDHFNNFYQNHLPFELTNAQKKVLKEIRNDMGTNAQMNRLLQGDVGSGKTIVALMAMLIALDNGFQSCLMAPTEILANQHYNGLTELAKDLNINIKILTGSTKTAERKIIHEALENGSLDILIGTHALLEDKVQFKNLGLAIIDEQHRFGVEQRSKLWQKNDIPPHILVMTATPIPRTLAMSLYGDLDISVIDELPPGRKPIQTVHRYDSNRLKVWKFIKDEIAKGRQIYIVYPLIKESETMDYKDLMDGYESISRDFPLPQYSISIVHGKMKPADKDAEMKRFAEGKTNIMVATTVIEVGVNIPNASVMIIESAERFGLSQLHQLRGRVGRGAEQSYCILMTSFKLSSDSKIRLETMCQTNDGFEIAEVDLKLRGPGDIMGKQQSGVLNLQIADLVKDKDILLLARHKAIELLKKDASMTLPEHQTLRAVFIELTKKKNIWNYIS, from the coding sequence ATGTCAAACTCACTTTTACAAACTCCCATCGAATACCTAAAAGGCGTTGGACCTCAACGTGGAGAGTTATTGCGAAAGGAACTAGGCATTCATCGGTATGAAGATTTAATCAATTTTTATCCCAATCGGTATATAGACCGAACTCGATATTACAAAATCAACGAGTTACAAAAAAATGAAAGTGAAGTTCAAATCATTGGTAAAATCATCAATATCAAAACAGTTGAATTTGGTAAAGCCAAAAAAAGATTAGTAGCCACTTTTGTAGATGAAACAGGACAAATTGAACTAGTATGGTTTCAAGGACACAAATGGATTAGAGATAGTTTGAAAATCAATGTTGCTTATGTGATTTTTGGAAAAGTAGCTTACTTTGGAACCACCTACAGTATGGCGCATCCAGAAATGGAATTACTCACAGAACATGAACAAAGTCTGCGTTGTTCTATGCAACCTGTTTATCCATCGACGGAAACCTTGACTAATCGTGGAATTTCCAATCGGGTCATTAATAAAATGATGCAACAACTGTTTCTTGAAACTCAGGCCAAATTCACTGAAACCCTCCCAACTTATCTTTTAGAGGAGTTAAAATTGATTCCGAAAAATGCTGCCTTGTTCAACATTCACTTTCCTAAAAGTCAGGAGCTGTTATCTAAAGCGCAATTCCGTTTGAAATTTGAAGAGTTGTTTTTCATTCAGCTGCAATTGATTACCAAAAATTTAGTTCGAAAACACAAAATCAAAGGACATCCTTTTACGATTGTGGGGGATCATTTTAATAATTTCTATCAAAATCACTTGCCCTTTGAGTTAACCAATGCGCAGAAAAAAGTGCTAAAGGAAATTAGAAACGATATGGGAACCAATGCCCAAATGAATCGTTTACTTCAAGGTGATGTGGGTTCGGGGAAAACAATTGTTGCACTGATGGCGATGCTAATCGCTTTGGATAACGGTTTTCAAAGTTGTTTGATGGCGCCTACAGAAATTTTGGCAAACCAACATTATAATGGTTTAACGGAATTAGCTAAAGACCTAAATATCAATATTAAAATACTGACTGGCTCAACTAAAACTGCAGAACGAAAAATCATCCATGAAGCTCTAGAAAACGGAAGTTTAGACATTCTCATTGGTACTCATGCCTTGCTCGAAGATAAAGTGCAATTTAAAAATTTAGGTTTAGCGATTATTGACGAGCAACATCGTTTTGGCGTAGAGCAACGTTCCAAACTTTGGCAAAAAAATGATATACCACCACACATTTTGGTGATGACGGCTACTCCTATTCCGCGTACTTTGGCGATGAGTTTGTATGGTGATTTAGATATTTCAGTGATTGATGAATTACCTCCTGGAAGAAAACCTATTCAAACGGTACATCGTTATGATAGTAACCGATTGAAAGTATGGAAATTCATTAAAGATGAAATTGCCAAAGGGCGCCAAATCTATATCGTATACCCGCTCATCAAGGAAAGCGAAACCATGGATTATAAAGATCTGATGGATGGCTACGAAAGTATTTCTAGGGATTTTCCTTTGCCACAATACAGCATTTCTATAGTTCATGGTAAAATGAAACCTGCCGATAAAGATGCCGAAATGAAACGCTTTGCTGAAGGTAAAACCAATATTATGGTGGCCACAACCGTGATTGAAGTTGGTGTGAACATACCAAATGCCAGTGTTATGATTATTGAAAGTGCGGAGCGTTTTGGGTTATCGCAGTTGCACCAATTAAGAGGTCGAGTTGGTCGTGGCGCGGAACAGAGTTATTGCATTTTGATGACTTCTTTTAAACTGTCTAGTGATAGTAAAATTCGTTTAGAAACTATGTGTCAAACTAACGATGGTTTCGAAATTGCGGAAGTCGATTTAAAACTACGCGGTCCAGGCGATATCATGGGAAAACAGCAAAGCGGCGTCCTAAATCTTCAAATTGCTGATTTAGTAAAAGACAAAGACATATTACTTTTAGCTCGACATAAAGCTATTGAATTACTAAAAAAAGATGCCAGTATGACTTTGCCCGAACATCAAACGCTTCGAGCTGTTTTTATAGAATTGACCAAAAAGAAAAACATTTGGAATTATATTAGTTAA
- a CDS encoding recombinase family protein has protein sequence MKKARYIRQSSKTQTNLRQLAKAHPDESLFIDIISGSIPFAERPEGKKLIEAVEAGSISYLTFHDLSRAGRSTIDVLTTLSYFQNKGVIVKIENLGLESIVNGKINPIFNLITTVLSEINSLERSTLLERQAEGIYQAKLRGVYTGRVKGTTDSPEVTLEKHRRTAKIIKSNPTLSLRDLAKLASDGDYKVSANTVKKVKAILNETN, from the coding sequence ATGAAAAAGGCTAGATACATTCGTCAAAGTAGTAAAACACAAACAAATCTTCGTCAACTAGCAAAAGCACATCCAGACGAAAGTTTGTTTATTGATATTATTAGTGGTTCAATTCCATTTGCTGAAAGACCAGAAGGAAAAAAACTCATTGAGGCTGTTGAAGCTGGTTCAATAAGTTACTTAACATTCCATGACCTATCAAGAGCTGGTCGCTCAACAATTGATGTTTTAACAACATTATCCTACTTTCAAAATAAAGGTGTGATTGTTAAAATTGAAAATTTAGGTCTTGAATCCATTGTTAATGGTAAAATCAACCCGATTTTTAATCTAATTACTACGGTTCTAAGTGAGATTAATTCTTTGGAGAGGTCAACTCTGCTTGAAAGGCAAGCTGAGGGGATATATCAAGCCAAGCTTCGTGGAGTTTATACTGGGCGAGTAAAAGGAACTACTGATTCACCAGAAGTGACGCTAGAAAAGCACCGTAGGACAGCTAAAATCATTAAATCTAATCCAACTTTATCACTCCGTGACTTAGCAAAACTAGCTAGTGATGGTGACTATAAAGTATCAGCGAACACAGTGAAAAAAGTAAAAGCAATCCTTAACGAAACCAATTAG
- a CDS encoding efflux RND transporter permease subunit: protein MSLSTLSIKRPVFTIVINLTIILFGIIGYSYLGVREFPSIDPAQISVRTNYTGANADIIESQITEPLEKAINSIDGIRNITSSSNQGSSTITIEFKLEKNLEEAANDVRDKVSQAVKSLPQDIDAPPVVSKADADSDPIITMTVQSDTKNALDLSDYAENVIAERLQTIPGVSSVQIWGQKRYSMRVWIDPVKLSSYGVTVSDVRTALQKQNVELPAGKLTGANTELTVKTMGNLSKPEEFNNIIIIANGDKVVRLSDIGHAELGAENLETQLKSNGQPMVGLAIIPQPGTNYLDIAKQFYKQFDAFKKDLPKDIKINVALDNTLFIKKSVVEVADTLLISIILVILIIYLFFRDWAIAFRPLIDIPVSLIATFFIMYLCGFSVNVLTLLAIVLATGLVVDDGIVVTENIFKKVEEGMTPIEAAIKGSNEIFFAVISISITLAAVFLPIIFLEGFVGRLFREFGVVIGAAVLISAFVSLTLTPMLNAYLMKGGEQKKTKFYTFTEPYFEGLNKGYASALENFMKKKWLSFPIVIVCLGLIVLFFKIIPKETAPYDDRSLVIVGVSTPEGSTYDYTDRFMEELTKLINDSIPEKKIALVITAPGFASASVNSGRVRLALKNPEDRKHSQKEIADAFTKWTKKYSQAKVTVSEQPTIAVNKRGGLPIQYIIQAPNFEKLREKIPQFMDLANQNETFSNVDVNLKFNKPEINVTIDREKAESLGISVLDVAQTLQLSLSGQRFGYFMRNGKQYQVIGQFDEKDRDKPLDLTSMFVKNNKGDLIQLDNIVKVDEQSNPPQLYHNNRYMSATVSAGLAPGKSISDGIDAMDEIKAKVLDSTFTTDLGGESRDFVESSSNTLFAFGLALLLIYLILAAQFESFIDPFIIILTVPMAVAGALFSLWLFGQTWNIFSQIGTVMLIGLVTKNGILIVEFANQLREKGLSKYDAIIHAAEARLRPILMTSLAIALGALPIALSLGAASTSRIGMGVVIVGGTIFSLILTLFVIPSFYLMWSKAKKHRPEFDNLEALEK, encoded by the coding sequence ATGAGTTTATCCACCTTAAGCATCAAACGACCGGTTTTTACGATTGTTATCAATCTGACCATTATCCTTTTTGGGATTATTGGTTATAGCTATTTGGGTGTTCGTGAATTTCCATCTATTGACCCTGCTCAAATCTCTGTGCGAACCAATTATACTGGTGCGAATGCCGATATTATCGAATCCCAAATTACCGAGCCTTTAGAGAAAGCTATCAATTCTATTGACGGAATTCGGAATATAACCTCATCAAGTAATCAAGGTTCAAGCACCATTACCATCGAATTCAAACTGGAAAAAAACCTAGAAGAAGCTGCCAATGATGTTCGAGATAAAGTATCGCAAGCGGTTAAAAGTTTGCCACAAGATATAGACGCGCCACCTGTAGTTTCAAAGGCTGATGCCGATTCTGACCCCATCATTACTATGACGGTTCAAAGTGACACCAAGAATGCTTTAGACTTAAGTGATTACGCCGAAAATGTTATAGCCGAACGTTTGCAAACTATTCCTGGAGTTAGTAGTGTTCAGATTTGGGGACAAAAACGATATTCCATGCGCGTTTGGATTGACCCTGTGAAATTGTCTTCTTATGGCGTTACCGTTTCCGATGTTCGAACTGCGTTACAAAAACAAAACGTAGAATTACCAGCAGGAAAATTAACAGGAGCCAATACCGAACTCACCGTGAAAACGATGGGAAATCTTTCTAAGCCTGAAGAATTCAACAATATCATAATCATTGCCAACGGGGATAAAGTAGTTCGTTTAAGTGATATCGGTCACGCCGAATTAGGGGCAGAAAATCTGGAAACCCAATTAAAATCAAACGGTCAACCAATGGTAGGTTTGGCAATTATTCCTCAACCAGGAACCAATTATTTGGATATTGCCAAGCAATTTTACAAACAGTTTGATGCGTTCAAAAAAGATTTACCCAAAGACATTAAAATCAATGTGGCTTTAGACAATACGTTATTCATCAAAAAATCGGTTGTAGAAGTAGCTGATACCTTATTGATATCGATTATTCTGGTAATCTTGATTATCTACTTGTTTTTCAGAGATTGGGCTATTGCTTTTCGTCCTTTAATTGATATTCCGGTTTCTTTGATTGCTACCTTTTTCATCATGTATTTATGTGGGTTTTCAGTAAATGTTTTAACGCTATTAGCCATCGTTCTAGCCACAGGATTAGTAGTAGATGACGGAATTGTAGTCACAGAAAACATCTTCAAAAAAGTAGAAGAAGGGATGACTCCTATTGAAGCGGCCATCAAAGGTTCTAATGAGATTTTCTTTGCCGTAATTTCGATTTCTATAACACTAGCAGCTGTATTTCTTCCTATCATTTTCCTGGAAGGATTTGTGGGAAGGCTGTTTCGAGAGTTTGGCGTCGTCATTGGTGCTGCTGTTTTGATTTCAGCTTTTGTTTCGCTTACGCTTACCCCAATGTTAAATGCTTATTTAATGAAAGGTGGCGAGCAGAAAAAAACTAAATTCTACACCTTTACTGAACCTTACTTTGAAGGATTAAATAAAGGGTATGCCAGTGCCTTAGAAAACTTCATGAAAAAGAAATGGCTAAGTTTCCCAATCGTAATTGTTTGTTTAGGATTGATAGTTTTATTCTTTAAAATTATTCCAAAAGAGACTGCGCCTTACGATGATAGAAGTTTGGTTATCGTTGGAGTTAGTACCCCAGAAGGCTCAACTTATGACTATACCGACCGATTTATGGAAGAATTAACTAAGTTGATTAACGATTCGATTCCTGAGAAAAAAATAGCATTGGTGATTACCGCACCAGGTTTTGCTTCAGCTTCTGTAAATAGTGGAAGAGTTCGTTTGGCACTGAAAAATCCGGAAGATAGAAAGCATTCTCAAAAAGAAATCGCTGATGCTTTTACGAAATGGACTAAAAAATATTCTCAAGCCAAAGTCACCGTATCTGAACAGCCCACAATTGCAGTAAATAAACGGGGCGGTTTACCTATTCAGTATATCATTCAAGCTCCTAATTTTGAAAAGCTTCGGGAAAAAATTCCACAGTTTATGGATTTGGCTAATCAAAATGAAACCTTTTCTAATGTGGACGTTAATTTGAAATTCAACAAACCCGAAATCAATGTTACTATCGATAGAGAAAAAGCGGAGAGTTTAGGGATTTCTGTTTTAGATGTGGCACAAACACTACAGCTTTCCTTGAGTGGACAACGTTTTGGTTACTTTATGCGAAACGGAAAACAATACCAAGTTATTGGACAATTTGATGAAAAAGATCGGGATAAACCTTTAGATTTAACTTCGATGTTTGTCAAAAATAACAAAGGCGACTTAATTCAGTTAGACAATATTGTTAAAGTTGATGAACAAAGTAATCCACCACAATTGTACCACAATAACCGCTACATGTCGGCTACCGTTTCTGCAGGTTTAGCTCCAGGAAAAAGTATTAGTGACGGAATTGACGCCATGGATGAAATCAAAGCCAAAGTGTTAGACAGTACTTTTACTACTGATTTAGGTGGTGAGTCACGTGATTTTGTGGAGAGTAGTTCCAATACTCTATTTGCTTTTGGATTGGCATTGCTTTTAATTTATTTGATTCTAGCTGCCCAATTCGAAAGTTTTATTGATCCGTTTATTATCATTTTGACTGTTCCTATGGCTGTCGCTGGAGCCTTATTTTCTCTTTGGTTGTTTGGACAAACCTGGAATATCTTTAGTCAAATTGGAACGGTAATGCTTATTGGATTAGTAACCAAAAACGGAATTCTGATTGTCGAATTTGCGAATCAATTACGAGAAAAAGGATTATCCAAATATGACGCCATTATTCACGCTGCAGAGGCTCGATTAAGACCCATTTTAATGACGAGTTTAGCGATTGCCCTTGGAGCCTTACCGATTGCTTTATCTCTTGGAGCGGCTTCAACCAGTAGAATCGGAATGGGAGTTGTGATTGTTGGAGGCACTATTTTCTCCTTGATACTTACGCTATTTGTGATTCCATCGTTTTACTTGATGTGGTCAAAAGCCAAAAAGCACCGCCCTGAATTTGATAACCTAGAAGCTTTAGAAAAATAA
- a CDS encoding TolC family protein has protein sequence MKIKSLYLIILLLNCIPKTQAQEVLKLEDAVKIALENNFDIRIASNNLKMDEANATAGNAGMLPKVTASVVDNNGIQYSKQTRQDGTITELNNAKNNSLTYGANLDWTIFDGFKMFAKKSQLAELQKLGDSKLKLTIITKISDVNNTYFDLVQQQQQLAALDSSIVISNQRLTVAQNRFTIGKASKLEVLNAQVDLNTDQTTLFKQKETLANTKILLNQILARDVKTDFKVVDAIVVDKSLLLPALSNLATKQNPQLEAQIINKRVAELQLKQVKANRYPTVKVNTGYNFSESQSSLGFTSSAYARGLNYGFSASLNLFDGFAQNRNEKIAQLEIENSKIAIEQQTSALNAQLESGYQTYLTNLDLVKLEEKNEAIAKQNLDITLEKFKIGTITPIEFRTAQLNYINAKVRNTNAQFQAKLSEINLKELAGNLSF, from the coding sequence ATGAAAATCAAATCATTATATCTCATCATCCTACTCTTGAATTGTATTCCAAAAACACAAGCACAAGAAGTATTGAAACTAGAAGATGCCGTAAAAATTGCTTTAGAAAACAATTTTGATATCCGAATAGCTTCTAATAATTTAAAAATGGATGAAGCTAATGCAACTGCAGGAAATGCAGGCATGTTACCAAAAGTAACGGCAAGTGTAGTCGATAACAATGGAATTCAATACAGTAAGCAAACCAGACAAGATGGAACGATAACAGAGTTGAATAACGCCAAAAATAATAGCCTTACTTATGGCGCCAATTTAGATTGGACCATTTTTGACGGATTCAAAATGTTTGCCAAAAAAAGTCAGTTAGCCGAATTACAAAAACTGGGCGATTCCAAATTAAAACTAACCATCATCACCAAAATAAGTGACGTTAACAACACTTACTTTGATTTGGTGCAGCAACAACAACAATTAGCGGCTTTAGATAGCTCTATCGTGATTTCTAATCAACGTTTAACTGTGGCGCAAAACCGATTTACTATTGGTAAGGCTTCTAAACTTGAAGTGCTCAATGCTCAAGTAGATTTGAATACGGACCAAACCACACTATTCAAACAAAAGGAAACGTTGGCTAATACCAAAATTCTTTTGAATCAAATTTTAGCACGCGATGTCAAAACTGATTTCAAAGTAGTGGATGCTATTGTGGTAGATAAAAGTTTATTGTTGCCAGCTTTATCGAATTTGGCCACAAAACAAAATCCACAGCTCGAAGCCCAAATCATCAACAAAAGAGTAGCAGAACTACAATTAAAACAAGTCAAAGCAAATCGCTATCCCACAGTAAAAGTCAATACAGGTTATAATTTTTCTGAAAGTCAATCGAGTTTAGGATTTACTTCGTCAGCTTATGCCAGAGGATTGAATTATGGTTTTAGCGCTAGTTTGAATCTTTTTGATGGCTTTGCTCAAAACCGCAACGAAAAGATAGCCCAACTTGAAATCGAGAATTCTAAAATTGCCATCGAGCAACAAACTAGTGCTTTGAATGCGCAACTAGAAAGCGGGTACCAAACCTATTTAACCAATTTGGATTTGGTAAAACTAGAAGAAAAAAACGAAGCCATTGCCAAACAAAACTTAGATATTACTTTGGAGAAATTTAAAATTGGCACCATCACTCCTATTGAATTCAGAACGGCACAACTAAATTATATCAATGCTAAAGTCAGAAACACGAACGCGCAGTTCCAAGCAAAACTATCCGAAATCAACCTAAAAGAATTAGCAGGAAATTTGAGTTTTTAA